In Vibrio alginolyticus NBRC 15630 = ATCC 17749, one genomic interval encodes:
- a CDS encoding DUF4136 domain-containing protein, producing the protein MMRGLILGLVVMLVSACTTVTTDVDKQADFSAYRTFDFGAQAEAPTSIDGRRIEQGLAEQLEGKGLIKVNSGGDLYVHHDIVEESELVSSGSSVSFGYGWNSFGVITSSPERYKERKYGKLVVELVDAKANQVVWKGVSSRKLSESMSSEKRESLIQEEIAKMFESYPYGEK; encoded by the coding sequence ATGATGAGAGGTTTGATATTAGGGCTGGTGGTGATGCTGGTATCTGCTTGTACTACCGTTACAACCGATGTAGATAAACAAGCCGACTTTTCAGCTTACAGAACGTTTGACTTCGGTGCTCAGGCGGAAGCTCCTACCAGTATTGATGGTCGACGTATTGAGCAAGGGCTTGCTGAACAGCTTGAGGGTAAGGGTTTAATTAAGGTAAATAGTGGCGGTGACCTTTACGTACATCATGATATCGTAGAAGAATCCGAGCTTGTTTCTTCAGGATCGTCGGTGAGCTTTGGCTATGGCTGGAATAGCTTTGGTGTGATCACTTCAAGCCCAGAAAGATATAAAGAACGTAAGTATGGGAAGTTGGTGGTTGAACTGGTTGATGCAAAGGCTAATCAAGTCGTTTGGAAAGGCGTTTCAAGTCGTAAACTGTCTGAGTCAATGAGCTCTGAGAAAAGAGAATCTCTCATCCAAGAAGAAATCGCGAAGATGTTTGAAAGCTACCCTTACGGTGAAAAATAA
- a CDS encoding murein L,D-transpeptidase catalytic domain family protein, which produces MKKLIILFTCALLSVSPFAFAKQSDNEPRDHLRPKQVEHVFKQAKLDGIVDFKLFSDAYIAYQKTPDRKKSVLTIIDYSKPSTEKRFYVVDLDKKKLIYNTYVSHGVNSGKKTATQFSNVVNSRKTSLGTFLTDTTYYGSNGYSLRLDGLSSGLNDKARERYIVVHGADYANPSFIKKNGYLGRSWGCPALPEKLSREIIDTIKGGSVIYASA; this is translated from the coding sequence ATGAAAAAGTTAATTATATTATTTACATGTGCGCTGTTGTCTGTCTCACCTTTTGCTTTTGCAAAACAATCAGATAACGAACCCAGGGATCATTTACGACCAAAGCAAGTTGAACATGTGTTTAAACAAGCCAAGCTAGATGGCATAGTAGACTTTAAGTTGTTCAGTGACGCTTACATCGCTTATCAGAAGACACCCGATAGAAAGAAGTCGGTACTAACGATCATCGACTATAGTAAACCATCAACTGAAAAGCGTTTTTATGTGGTTGATTTAGATAAAAAGAAGCTAATTTACAATACGTATGTTTCTCACGGCGTGAACAGCGGAAAGAAAACAGCGACACAGTTTTCAAATGTCGTGAACTCGCGAAAAACATCATTGGGCACTTTTTTGACTGATACCACTTACTACGGCTCAAATGGCTATTCACTTCGATTAGATGGGCTAAGCTCTGGATTAAACGACAAAGCTCGCGAGCGTTACATTGTCGTGCACGGTGCCGATTACGCAAACCCTTCCTTCATCAAGAAGAATGGATACCTCGGACGCAGTTGGGGTTGCCCTGCTTTGCCAGAGAAGTTGTCTCGCGAGATCATTGACACCATAAAAGGCGGCAGCGTTATTTACGCAAGCGCATAA
- a CDS encoding imm11 family protein, which produces MTAFNKVFIVTPNVNDFAMLQESPLEMSLQVTASKPIQLYGESVKASWKSIDIEWLDVMGEKPLPRPDIAAWGSFTLAVSASIADKLDVLSENVEFLPLNLQGKPWRALNIVTQIDAIDTSATEYNLRHDKLSRARPFKKLVLNREVVNESDLFRVKGAGLRTFCTDKKGGLYDSVKALNLTGLDFKEVLV; this is translated from the coding sequence ATGACAGCATTTAATAAAGTGTTTATTGTCACTCCCAATGTTAATGATTTTGCAATGTTGCAAGAGTCGCCATTGGAAATGTCTCTTCAAGTAACGGCAAGCAAACCTATCCAACTCTATGGAGAGTCTGTTAAAGCCAGTTGGAAAAGTATTGATATTGAATGGTTAGACGTTATGGGTGAAAAGCCATTGCCCAGGCCTGATATTGCAGCATGGGGATCTTTTACTCTTGCTGTATCCGCTTCTATTGCGGATAAGCTCGATGTGTTGAGCGAGAATGTCGAATTTTTACCATTAAATCTACAAGGAAAGCCTTGGCGAGCATTAAACATTGTCACTCAAATTGATGCCATTGATACCTCTGCTACCGAGTATAATCTTCGTCATGATAAGCTAAGTCGTGCTAGACCGTTTAAGAAACTCGTTTTGAATAGAGAAGTCGTTAATGAATCTGACTTGTTCAGAGTAAAAGGTGCTGGGCTCAGAACGTTTTGCACGGACAAAAAAGGTGGCTTGTACGATAGCGTCAAAGCGCTGAATTTGACCGGTTTGGATTTCAAGGAAGTGCTGGTTTAA
- a CDS encoding DedA family protein, whose translation MFDSIIQVLSAFWHQDFTALMAPGSAGLVYFVVAVIIFLESGFIPAAPFPCDSVVVLSGTLAAVGVLDPIMIMLVIAVSAGLGSWAAYLQGKWLNRLPKVQGWVSAVPQKRLEQVDVLLSKHGLIALLCARFIPVVRSLLPLMMGLRVKRISKFHYFAWLSAILWTLILCGFGSLLPLLPENMSKAITMLLMAAPIITLVIGVLSFLFVKARRAFCKPKDVSEFSQ comes from the coding sequence ATGTTTGATTCGATCATTCAGGTCTTGAGTGCTTTTTGGCATCAAGATTTCACGGCGTTAATGGCGCCAGGCAGTGCAGGTTTGGTTTATTTTGTTGTTGCAGTGATTATCTTTTTGGAAAGTGGTTTTATTCCTGCTGCACCTTTCCCATGCGACAGTGTCGTCGTATTATCCGGTACGCTGGCGGCGGTTGGCGTCCTTGACCCAATTATGATCATGTTGGTGATAGCTGTTAGTGCGGGGTTGGGAAGTTGGGCGGCTTATTTACAAGGCAAGTGGCTAAATCGCTTACCTAAGGTCCAAGGCTGGGTGAGTGCGGTTCCTCAAAAGCGTTTGGAACAAGTCGACGTATTACTCAGTAAACATGGATTGATTGCGCTTTTGTGCGCGCGGTTTATTCCGGTTGTTCGTTCCCTATTGCCATTAATGATGGGGTTGCGAGTGAAACGTATTAGTAAATTCCATTACTTTGCGTGGCTGAGTGCGATTTTATGGACGCTGATATTATGCGGTTTTGGTTCATTACTTCCTTTGCTACCGGAAAATATGAGCAAAGCAATCACAATGCTATTAATGGCGGCACCAATAATTACTCTTGTGATAGGAGTGCTTAGTTTCTTGTTTGTTAAAGCACGTCGAGCGTTCTGTAAACCCAAGGATGTGTCAGAGTTTTCCCAGTAA
- a CDS encoding sterol desaturase family protein: MDWTQLMDRPELLLMILAPVFFFCMLAEYWFGQRRGRLPESATYYFPEVACNFVLAGLHQATDILTGLLIAQLYLWWLDWRLFDIEMSVSAFLLLVVLQDFFYYWFHRASHRIRWMWAAHVVHHSSERMNFSTAFRQSLMYPLAGMWIFWLPLVIIGFEPKWVVFVVLFNLGLQFFVHTQSIRSLGPLEWVFNTPSHHRVHHGVNRQYIDKNYAGVLIIWDRMFGTFEPEVETVRYGVSKPVNSFNPIRVTFAEWKDMFYDVTRPNLSWKQRCRRLFAPPSDFYE, from the coding sequence ATGGATTGGACGCAGTTGATGGACCGCCCAGAATTACTTCTGATGATTCTGGCTCCAGTTTTCTTTTTCTGCATGCTTGCCGAATATTGGTTCGGACAAAGAAGGGGACGCTTGCCTGAAAGCGCGACGTATTACTTCCCTGAAGTAGCGTGTAATTTTGTTCTTGCGGGCTTACACCAAGCGACAGACATACTCACGGGTTTACTGATTGCTCAGTTGTATTTGTGGTGGCTCGATTGGCGTTTGTTTGATATCGAAATGAGCGTCTCAGCTTTTCTTTTACTTGTTGTCCTGCAAGATTTTTTCTATTACTGGTTTCATCGGGCTAGCCATCGTATTCGTTGGATGTGGGCCGCGCACGTTGTTCATCACAGTTCGGAAAGAATGAACTTCAGTACCGCCTTTCGTCAAAGTTTAATGTATCCGCTAGCGGGGATGTGGATTTTTTGGTTGCCCTTGGTGATTATTGGTTTTGAGCCAAAATGGGTTGTCTTCGTTGTGTTGTTTAATCTGGGCTTACAGTTTTTTGTTCACACCCAATCAATTCGTTCGCTCGGGCCACTAGAGTGGGTATTTAACACGCCGTCTCACCATCGCGTTCATCATGGTGTGAACCGTCAGTACATCGACAAAAATTATGCGGGTGTATTAATTATTTGGGATCGAATGTTCGGAACGTTTGAACCAGAGGTGGAAACGGTTCGGTATGGGGTTTCTAAACCTGTAAACAGCTTTAATCCCATCCGCGTGACGTTTGCAGAATGGAAAGACATGTTTTATGACGTAACTCGACCAAACTTATCATGGAAACAACGCTGCCGCCGTTTGTTCGCTCCGCCATCGGATTTTTATGAGTAA